One genomic segment of Clostridium saccharoperbutylacetonicum N1-4(HMT) includes these proteins:
- a CDS encoding DUF5105 domain-containing protein gives MKNFKKVFSVVLVSLMAVMVLVSCGPKVSPEDTTKIFLDVVLKDDKTNMDKIGIKEKDYTDFKKEEDTAIDESFKASGMDSSILTDDVKATLKSNILKGLSTLTYEVTPVSSEGNKATVTVKIKPFDMEKIVKDGQSKIMEKVLANPSMSEKEIYQEAFKIIGEAIAAGTVKDQPKSVTISLTKEGNLWVPSEDDVKNIMTTVMAG, from the coding sequence ATGAAAAATTTTAAAAAAGTTTTTTCAGTCGTTTTAGTTTCTTTAATGGCTGTAATGGTATTAGTTTCTTGTGGTCCAAAAGTATCACCTGAAGACACTACTAAAATTTTCTTAGATGTAGTTTTAAAGGATGATAAGACTAATATGGACAAAATCGGTATAAAGGAAAAAGATTATACTGACTTTAAGAAAGAAGAAGATACAGCTATTGATGAAAGTTTTAAAGCTTCAGGAATGGACAGCAGTATATTAACAGATGATGTTAAGGCTACTTTGAAAAGCAATATATTAAAGGGACTTTCTACATTAACTTATGAAGTAACACCAGTTTCTTCTGAAGGTAATAAAGCAACAGTTACTGTAAAAATAAAACCTTTTGATATGGAGAAGATTGTTAAAGATGGACAAAGCAAAATTATGGAAAAGGTTTTAGCAAATCCATCTATGTCAGAAAAAGAAATTTATCAAGAAGCATTTAAGATTATTGGTGAAGCAATTGCAGCAGGAACAGTAAAAGATCAACCTAAGTCTGTTACAATATCACTAACAAAAGAAGGTAATCTTTGGGTGCCAAGTGAAGATGATGTAAAAAATATTATGACAACAGTAATGGCAGGATAA
- a CDS encoding glycosyltransferase, which produces MKSILYISLADWYWIKQRPQHLCEAMSKLNYEVDYFCKKAWSRVGRCQQQSYGAANVNVLRQTRFPFESKSRMIEKINNIIIKRRIKSILKKKYSFVIVTYPNQIKCLTENIIKENRIIYDCMDNYKELFKNNKYSEDLGVMEEKVLSIAEKVVVSSEQIKKNLIYEYKAEAKKIKVINNGVDINNFNLFVNRTNIVFNNNKQKVGYIGTVGNWVDIELIKFAGSNRPEVNFYIIGPILKECPIYEETRKFKNIHLTGTKDYREIPAILKELDVAIIPFKLNKLIECVNPVKVYEYLAMNKPVVAVKYKETEHFKDLIYLYSSKEEFLEKLNKALSEKTIDTSRREYALKNSWEIRGKEFIEFINE; this is translated from the coding sequence ATGAAAAGCATATTATATATATCCTTAGCAGATTGGTATTGGATAAAGCAAAGACCACAACACCTATGTGAAGCTATGAGTAAATTAAATTATGAAGTAGATTATTTTTGTAAGAAGGCGTGGAGTAGAGTTGGAAGGTGTCAGCAGCAATCTTATGGTGCAGCTAATGTTAATGTACTTAGACAAACAAGATTTCCCTTTGAATCAAAATCTAGAATGATTGAAAAGATTAACAATATAATTATAAAAAGAAGAATTAAAAGTATATTAAAAAAGAAATACTCATTTGTTATAGTGACATATCCTAACCAAATAAAATGTTTAACTGAAAATATAATTAAAGAAAATAGAATAATATATGATTGTATGGATAATTATAAGGAACTGTTTAAGAATAATAAGTATTCAGAAGATTTAGGAGTAATGGAAGAAAAGGTACTTAGTATAGCTGAAAAAGTAGTTGTATCTAGTGAACAAATTAAGAAAAATTTAATTTATGAATATAAAGCAGAAGCTAAAAAGATTAAAGTGATTAATAATGGAGTTGATATTAATAATTTTAATTTGTTTGTTAATAGAACAAATATTGTTTTTAATAATAACAAACAAAAGGTTGGTTATATAGGAACGGTTGGTAATTGGGTTGATATAGAGTTAATAAAGTTTGCTGGCTCTAATAGACCTGAGGTAAATTTTTATATTATTGGACCTATACTTAAGGAGTGCCCAATATATGAGGAGACTAGAAAATTTAAAAATATCCATTTAACAGGTACAAAGGATTATAGAGAAATTCCGGCTATATTAAAAGAATTAGATGTAGCTATAATCCCTTTTAAATTAAACAAGCTAATAGAATGTGTTAACCCAGTTAAAGTTTATGAATATCTAGCAATGAACAAACCAGTTGTAGCAGTTAAGTATAAAGAGACAGAGCACTTTAAGGATTTAATTTATTTATATTCCAGCAAGGAAGAGTTTTTAGAAAAATTGAATAAAGCCTTATCAGAAAAAACTATAGATACGTCGAGACGAGAATATGCCTTGAAGAATTCTTGGGAAATACGTGGAAAAGAATTTATAGAATTTATTAATGAGTAA
- a CDS encoding glycoside hydrolase family 99-like domain-containing protein codes for MNPKIIAFYLPQFHCIEENNKWWGNGFTEWTNTKKAKPLYKGHNQPKEPLNNRYYCLLDKKMQEWQCNLAEKYGIYGFCYYHYWFSGKKLLQKPMENMLNNKNIEFPFCISWANEPWTRNWDGRDKEILMSQEYGEEEEWEKHLQYLLPFFKDVRYIKKDNKPIFILYRACHIKKCYEMVEYWEKRLTQYGFNGIYIIETLTGHQKAFCLNNSSAQLEMEPMHTIRYHLPLWKQGIRFIIKKLNKNGISVYDKISYSLIWNRIINKNRSYKKTTYLGGFVDWDNSPRWGRRAMIVTGANPAKFRKYFSIQYNLSKQVNNEYLFINAWNEWGEGTFLEPDKKYKYKYLEAIRKVIG; via the coding sequence ATGAATCCTAAAATAATAGCATTCTATCTACCACAATTTCATTGTATAGAGGAGAATAATAAGTGGTGGGGAAATGGATTTACAGAATGGACAAATACTAAAAAAGCTAAACCACTATACAAAGGCCATAATCAACCCAAAGAACCATTGAATAATAGATATTATTGCTTATTAGATAAAAAGATGCAAGAATGGCAATGTAATTTAGCTGAGAAATATGGGATTTATGGTTTTTGCTATTATCATTATTGGTTTTCAGGGAAAAAGCTATTACAAAAACCTATGGAGAATATGTTGAACAACAAGAATATTGAATTCCCCTTTTGTATATCATGGGCTAATGAACCGTGGACGAGAAATTGGGATGGTAGAGATAAAGAAATATTAATGTCACAAGAATATGGAGAAGAAGAAGAGTGGGAAAAACATCTTCAATATCTATTGCCATTTTTTAAGGATGTAAGGTATATTAAAAAAGATAATAAACCTATTTTTATATTATATAGGGCTTGTCATATTAAAAAATGTTATGAGATGGTAGAATATTGGGAAAAAAGACTTACTCAATACGGTTTTAATGGTATTTATATAATCGAAACTTTAACAGGACATCAAAAAGCTTTTTGTTTAAATAATTCTAGTGCTCAGTTAGAAATGGAACCAATGCACACCATAAGATATCATTTACCATTGTGGAAACAAGGAATAAGATTTATTATAAAGAAACTTAACAAAAATGGTATCAGTGTATATGATAAAATTTCATATTCATTGATATGGAATAGAATAATTAATAAAAATAGATCATATAAAAAGACAACCTATTTAGGGGGATTTGTGGATTGGGATAATAGTCCAAGATGGGGAAGAAGAGCAATGATTGTAACAGGAGCCAATCCAGCTAAATTTAGAAAATATTTTAGTATTCAGTATAATCTCAGTAAGCAGGTTAATAATGAGTATCTTTTTATTAATGCCTGGAATGAGTGGGGAGAAGGGACTTTTTTAGAACCAGATAAAAAGTATAAATATAAATATTTAGAAGCTATTAGGAAAGTTATAGGATGA
- the ilvA gene encoding threonine ammonia-lyase, with the protein MMTLDKFEEAYEVVQKVILKTKLVYSDYYSDITKNKIYFKPENMQKTGAYKIRGAYYKISTLSEEDRNKGLITASAGNHAQGVAYAAKEYNTKAVIVMPTTTPLMKVNRTKAYGAEVILHGDVYDEACNYALELAEKEGYTFIHPFDDLDVATGQGSIAMEIIKELPTVDIILVPIGGGGLAAGVSTLAKLLNPKIKVIGVEPAGANCMQASIKAGEVVTLPLVNTIADGTAVKTPGSKIFPFIKENLDDIITIEDHELIGAFLDMLENHKMLAENSGLLTVAALKHLNVQDKKVVSIISGGNMDVITFASLVQHGLIERERICSVSVLLPDKPGELTNVSKVIAEAQGNIIKLDHNQFVSINRNNAVELDITMETFGHDHKEAIIKALIDNGYDPKVIQPKMIYQ; encoded by the coding sequence ATGATGACATTAGATAAGTTTGAAGAAGCATATGAAGTTGTACAAAAAGTAATCCTAAAAACAAAACTAGTTTATAGCGATTATTATTCAGATATAACAAAGAATAAAATTTACTTCAAACCCGAAAACATGCAAAAGACAGGTGCTTACAAAATAAGAGGTGCTTACTATAAAATAAGTACCCTTAGTGAGGAAGACAGAAACAAAGGTCTTATAACAGCTTCAGCTGGCAACCATGCTCAAGGGGTTGCATATGCTGCTAAAGAGTATAACACTAAAGCTGTAATAGTTATGCCAACCACAACACCTCTTATGAAAGTAAATCGTACTAAAGCATACGGAGCAGAAGTAATATTACATGGGGATGTTTATGATGAAGCTTGTAATTATGCTTTAGAACTTGCAGAAAAAGAAGGCTATACCTTTATTCATCCTTTTGATGATTTAGATGTTGCTACTGGACAAGGGTCTATTGCAATGGAAATTATCAAAGAACTTCCAACGGTAGATATTATTTTAGTACCGATTGGCGGTGGCGGATTAGCAGCTGGAGTTTCTACTTTAGCAAAGCTTCTTAACCCCAAAATTAAAGTTATAGGAGTTGAACCTGCTGGAGCAAACTGTATGCAAGCTTCTATAAAAGCTGGAGAGGTTGTCACATTACCATTGGTTAATACTATAGCAGATGGTACTGCTGTTAAAACTCCTGGTTCTAAAATCTTTCCTTTTATAAAAGAAAACCTTGATGATATCATTACGATTGAAGATCACGAATTAATTGGAGCCTTTCTTGATATGCTAGAAAATCATAAAATGCTTGCAGAAAATTCAGGCTTATTAACAGTTGCTGCACTTAAACATTTAAATGTACAAGACAAAAAAGTTGTTTCTATAATAAGTGGTGGAAATATGGATGTAATAACTTTTGCATCTTTAGTCCAACATGGACTAATTGAAAGAGAACGTATTTGCAGTGTTTCAGTATTACTTCCAGATAAGCCAGGAGAATTAACAAATGTATCAAAAGTGATAGCAGAAGCTCAAGGAAATATAATAAAGCTTGATCATAATCAATTTGTAAGCATAAATAGAAATAATGCTGTTGAACTAGATATTACAATGGAAACTTTTGGCCACGATCATAAAGAAGCTATCATTAAAGCCCTTATTGATAACGGCTATGATCCTAAAGTAATCCAACCTAAAATGATATATCAATAA
- a CDS encoding homoserine dehydrogenase, with the protein MKKVKIALLGLGNVGRGVWMILNSNKEEIMKRCGYEVEVVKVLVRDKNKPRGVEIPNELVTTNFDEILNDESIKIVVEVMGGMEPAREYMLKCMDKKKHIVTANKMLLATGGDELFEKADDKGIMFNYEASVAGGIPIIKGIDESLTANKIETLYGIVNGTTNYILSKMELEGADFDDVLKEAQDKGYAEADPTSDIEGYDAQYKLAILASLAFGSKIDVNNVYREGITNIKAVDMKYAKEFKMGIKLLAIAKEVEGKVELRVHPTMIPKKHPLSNVYDSYNAVFIRGNAVGDLMFYGRGAGDLPTGSAVVSDIVSIVRSNVETENSNPVVKNNLWKREILELGNIKSKYYIRATVLDESGVLGEITAILGKHNVSIRSVIQKGDEEDGQVTIVLVTHKTFENKIESAIKEIKDLKSVHNIDNIIRIEDFK; encoded by the coding sequence ATGAAAAAAGTTAAAATAGCACTACTAGGATTGGGGAATGTTGGTCGTGGTGTTTGGATGATTTTGAATTCTAATAAAGAAGAAATCATGAAAAGATGCGGATATGAAGTTGAAGTTGTAAAAGTTCTTGTAAGAGATAAAAATAAACCAAGAGGTGTAGAGATTCCAAATGAACTTGTAACCACAAATTTTGACGAAATTTTAAATGATGAAAGTATTAAAATTGTTGTTGAAGTTATGGGGGGAATGGAGCCTGCTAGAGAATATATGCTTAAATGTATGGATAAGAAAAAGCATATCGTAACTGCAAATAAAATGCTGCTTGCAACTGGTGGAGATGAACTTTTTGAAAAAGCAGATGATAAAGGTATAATGTTTAATTATGAGGCTAGTGTGGCAGGAGGAATTCCGATTATTAAAGGAATTGATGAAAGCTTAACTGCTAATAAAATAGAAACACTTTATGGAATTGTAAATGGTACAACAAATTATATTTTAAGTAAAATGGAACTTGAAGGTGCTGATTTCGATGATGTATTAAAGGAAGCACAAGACAAGGGTTATGCAGAAGCAGACCCAACATCAGATATTGAAGGATATGATGCTCAATATAAATTAGCAATACTTGCATCATTAGCCTTTGGATCAAAAATTGATGTAAATAATGTATATAGAGAAGGTATTACTAATATTAAAGCTGTAGATATGAAGTATGCAAAAGAATTTAAGATGGGAATCAAACTACTTGCTATTGCAAAGGAAGTTGAAGGAAAGGTAGAACTTAGAGTTCATCCAACAATGATTCCTAAAAAACACCCACTTTCAAATGTTTATGATTCATATAATGCTGTATTTATAAGAGGTAATGCTGTTGGAGATTTAATGTTTTATGGAAGAGGTGCAGGTGATCTCCCAACAGGTAGTGCTGTAGTAAGCGATATTGTATCGATAGTAAGAAGTAATGTTGAAACAGAAAACTCTAATCCAGTAGTTAAGAATAACTTATGGAAAAGAGAAATTTTAGAGTTAGGTAATATCAAAAGCAAGTATTATATTAGAGCAACAGTATTAGATGAATCTGGTGTTTTAGGAGAAATAACTGCTATTCTTGGAAAGCATAATGTAAGTATACGTTCAGTAATTCAAAAAGGTGATGAAGAGGATGGGCAAGTAACTATTGTATTAGTGACCCATAAAACTTTTGAAAATAAGATTGAAAGTGCAATAAAAGAAATTAAAGATTTAAAATCAGTTCATAATATAGATAATATAATAAGAATTGAGGATTTTAAATAA
- the cps2T gene encoding beta 1-4 rhamnosyltransferase Cps2T, whose translation MREVFILGSKGIPARYGGFETFVEKLTEYRENEFIHYNVACINDNYLLPLHNGAKCFKIKVPNIGAAKAIYYDIKALDNFINYIKNNNIKEPIIYILACRIGPFIGFYKWRIRKLGIKLFVNPDGQEWKRKKWGYFTRKYWKLSEKLMVKQADLLICDSKNIENYIKAEYKKNNPKTMYIAYGAKVNFEKKCIDKDLNGWYEKMQIKSNEYYLVVGRFVPENNYNIIISEFMKSCTNKSLVLISDIKYNTFYKKLCRNTNFERDTRVKFVGTLYNDKLLRKIRINAYGYLHGHEVGGTNPSLLEALATTKLNILLDVSFNKEVAKDAGIYFNKEPGNLVSIINNLENVDKAYLENMSIKAKRIIEENYTWKQIVEKYETLFLEYSLETNSYDVVENNLRFRNIELKNTHF comes from the coding sequence ATGAGAGAAGTGTTTATCTTGGGATCAAAGGGGATTCCAGCAAGATATGGTGGCTTTGAAACTTTTGTAGAAAAACTTACTGAATATAGGGAAAATGAATTTATACATTATAATGTAGCTTGTATAAATGACAATTATCTATTACCTCTACATAATGGTGCAAAATGTTTCAAAATTAAGGTTCCCAATATAGGAGCTGCAAAAGCAATATATTATGATATAAAGGCACTAGATAATTTTATTAACTATATAAAAAATAACAATATAAAAGAACCAATAATATATATATTGGCATGTAGAATCGGTCCTTTTATTGGATTTTATAAATGGAGAATTAGAAAATTGGGTATAAAGCTCTTTGTAAACCCTGATGGGCAAGAGTGGAAAAGAAAGAAATGGGGATATTTTACGAGAAAGTATTGGAAATTATCTGAAAAGCTTATGGTTAAACAGGCAGATTTGTTAATATGTGATTCAAAAAATATTGAGAATTATATAAAAGCTGAGTATAAAAAAAACAATCCTAAAACAATGTACATTGCATATGGAGCTAAAGTTAATTTTGAAAAAAAATGTATTGATAAGGATTTAAATGGTTGGTATGAAAAAATGCAGATAAAAAGTAATGAATATTATTTAGTAGTAGGAAGATTTGTACCTGAAAATAACTATAATATTATAATATCAGAGTTTATGAAATCTTGTACCAATAAAAGCCTTGTTCTGATAAGCGATATAAAATACAACACATTTTATAAAAAGTTATGCAGAAATACAAATTTTGAAAGAGATACAAGGGTTAAATTTGTTGGAACTTTATACAATGATAAATTATTGAGAAAAATTAGAATTAATGCATATGGATATTTACATGGGCATGAAGTTGGCGGGACTAATCCTTCACTATTAGAAGCTTTAGCCACAACAAAATTAAACATATTATTGGATGTAAGCTTTAATAAAGAAGTAGCAAAGGATGCAGGGATATATTTTAATAAAGAGCCAGGGAATTTAGTTAGTATTATAAATAATTTAGAAAATGTTGATAAAGCATATTTAGAAAATATGTCAATTAAGGCAAAAAGAATTATTGAGGAAAATTATACCTGGAAGCAGATTGTAGAAAAATATGAAACACTATTTTTAGAATATTCGTTAGAGACAAATAGTTATGATGTTGTTGAAAATAATTTGAGATTTAGAAATATAGAACTAAAAAATACGCATTTCTAA
- a CDS encoding HAD family hydrolase: MNKIQGIIFDMDGVIIDSERISFKCFQEVFKEYNYEIDEKFYLKVIGRNYAGIEDIMKKEYGDDFPFETIYRKKADLAYEVTDRDGVIVKPGVHELMDYLKENGYKIAVATSTRRERALQLLEEAKVKAKVDFVVCGDEVENSKPNPEIFLKAAKGLGVKAGKCIVIEDSDAGITAAHAAKMIGIHVPDMKQLEVETKALAFKVCKSLFEVKEYLDEVGKN; encoded by the coding sequence ATGAACAAGATTCAAGGAATAATTTTTGATATGGATGGAGTGATAATAGATTCTGAAAGAATTTCTTTTAAGTGTTTTCAAGAAGTTTTTAAGGAATATAATTACGAAATTGATGAAAAGTTTTATTTAAAGGTAATAGGAAGAAATTATGCTGGGATAGAAGATATAATGAAAAAGGAATATGGTGACGATTTTCCATTTGAAACAATTTATAGAAAGAAAGCAGACTTAGCATATGAAGTTACTGATAGAGACGGTGTAATAGTAAAGCCAGGAGTACATGAATTAATGGACTATTTAAAGGAAAATGGCTATAAGATAGCAGTTGCTACTTCTACTAGAAGAGAGCGAGCACTTCAATTGTTAGAAGAGGCTAAAGTTAAAGCTAAAGTTGATTTTGTGGTTTGCGGTGATGAGGTTGAAAATTCTAAGCCAAATCCTGAAATTTTTTTAAAGGCTGCAAAAGGTCTTGGAGTTAAAGCTGGAAAATGTATTGTAATTGAAGATTCTGATGCTGGAATAACGGCTGCTCATGCTGCTAAAATGATTGGAATACATGTTCCTGACATGAAACAATTAGAAGTTGAAACAAAAGCTTTAGCCTTTAAAGTTTGCAAAAGTCTCTTTGAAGTGAAGGAATACTTAGATGAAGTTGGAAAAAATTGA
- a CDS encoding cupin domain-containing protein — MYTADYFVKQLDMIPHQEGGFYKEVYDSGDNVSVENINEPRKLWTTIYFLLRDGEVSNFHRLKSDEMWYYHAGSSLTIYMINPEGELIIEQLGLDIENGEKPQVLVPKGYIFGSAMNNSGYALVGCMVAPGFEFKDFELFERNYLLDKYPIFKEIILKLTR, encoded by the coding sequence ATGTATACAGCAGATTATTTCGTAAAACAATTAGACATGATCCCGCATCAAGAAGGTGGATTTTATAAAGAGGTTTATGATTCAGGAGATAATGTGTCCGTTGAAAATATAAACGAACCACGAAAGCTTTGGACTACTATATATTTTTTACTTAGAGATGGTGAAGTTTCAAATTTTCATAGATTAAAATCTGATGAAATGTGGTATTATCATGCTGGTTCCTCTTTGACTATTTATATGATTAATCCAGAAGGAGAGCTTATAATAGAACAGCTTGGACTAGATATTGAAAATGGGGAAAAACCTCAAGTATTAGTTCCAAAAGGATATATATTTGGTTCTGCAATGAATAATAGTGGCTATGCTTTAGTGGGGTGTATGGTTGCACCAGGATTTGAATTTAAGGATTTTGAGTTATTTGAAAGAAATTATTTATTAGATAAATATCCAATATTTAAAGAAATTATTTTAAAATTAACAAGATAG
- a CDS encoding zinc-ribbon domain-containing protein has product MEDKTLVCKDCGKEFIFTVGEQEFYKEKGFENEPVRCADCRRARKQQNNRR; this is encoded by the coding sequence ATGGAAGATAAAACATTAGTATGTAAAGATTGTGGAAAAGAATTTATATTCACAGTTGGAGAACAAGAATTCTACAAAGAAAAAGGTTTTGAAAACGAACCAGTAAGATGTGCTGATTGTAGAAGAGCTAGAAAGCAACAAAACAACAGAAGATAA
- a CDS encoding acyltransferase family protein, with protein MNKDFTVEHTNYCKGIAIILMVIHHLYWNSPGYGIYIGQVTLSQRIAAIGKVCVSIFLLLSGFGLAKTLKGKLEIKHFYFERLLKLYLNYTFIVITSIIISLVFFREEYSNLVGSGLKEVILIILNLSGLQYFIGYQGLNGAWWFMSVILVFYLLFPFIKILIEKYKIKFVVLFFIISCLDIVQFQHIKIVTIISWGFPFVLGIYLAMNNIFIKIYEYIISKRKGAKKLILIFILIISLIVKQNMDPQSFIGIKFDYFLAFIIVLSIYIFYQNIIIGKKIICFLGKKSSDIYYLHMFISYYYLYDLIYSMNNIFFMIISVIAFSLIWSLVLEIIRKIIKWDEVILYCCRYVKKVKGETWE; from the coding sequence ATGAATAAGGATTTTACTGTTGAACATACGAATTATTGCAAAGGAATTGCTATAATATTAATGGTTATACATCACTTATATTGGAATTCGCCGGGCTATGGAATATATATTGGACAAGTTACGTTATCACAAAGAATAGCAGCAATAGGAAAAGTTTGTGTAAGTATATTTTTATTACTTAGTGGGTTTGGATTAGCTAAAACTTTAAAGGGTAAATTGGAGATAAAGCATTTTTATTTTGAAAGATTATTAAAATTATATTTGAATTATACATTTATAGTAATTACATCAATTATAATATCTTTAGTGTTTTTTAGAGAAGAATATTCAAATTTAGTTGGTAGTGGTTTAAAAGAAGTAATATTAATTATTTTAAACTTATCCGGGTTACAATATTTTATTGGCTATCAAGGACTTAACGGTGCTTGGTGGTTTATGTCAGTAATACTGGTATTTTACTTATTATTTCCGTTTATCAAAATACTTATAGAGAAATATAAAATTAAATTTGTTGTGTTATTTTTTATTATTTCTTGCCTTGATATAGTTCAATTTCAACATATTAAAATAGTTACAATTATTTCTTGGGGATTTCCTTTTGTTTTAGGAATATATCTTGCAATGAATAATATATTTATAAAAATATATGAATATATTATTAGTAAAAGGAAAGGTGCAAAAAAACTTATATTAATATTCATATTAATTATTTCGTTAATTGTAAAGCAAAATATGGATCCTCAAAGTTTTATAGGAATAAAATTTGATTACTTTTTGGCCTTTATTATTGTTTTGAGTATATATATTTTTTATCAAAACATAATTATTGGTAAAAAAATAATATGTTTTTTAGGTAAAAAATCTAGTGACATATACTATCTTCATATGTTTATTTCATACTACTATTTATATGATTTAATTTATAGCATGAATAATATATTTTTTATGATAATTAGTGTAATTGCTTTTAGCTTAATTTGGAGTTTAGTACTAGAAATTATAAGGAAAATTATTAAATGGGATGAAGTTATTTTGTATTGTTGTAGGTATGTTAAAAAAGTAAAAGGGGAGACTTGGGAATGA
- the udk gene encoding uridine kinase, whose translation MQDVMVIGIAGGSGSGKTTLAQNIKEVFNDEIVILCHDYYYKSNEGIPFEERKKLNYDHPDSFDTDLLIEQLKKLKENKVIHHPVYSFVEHTRMNETIEVKPAKVIIVEGILIFENKELCDLMDIKVFVDTDGDVRIIRRLLRDVQERGRDLDSVINQYLSTVKPMHEEFVDPSKRRADIIIPEGGENTVALEMLLERIKNFIKY comes from the coding sequence ATGCAAGACGTAATGGTAATAGGTATCGCTGGAGGAAGCGGGTCTGGAAAAACTACTTTGGCTCAAAATATTAAGGAAGTTTTTAATGATGAAATTGTGATTCTTTGTCATGATTATTATTATAAGTCAAATGAAGGTATTCCGTTTGAAGAAAGAAAAAAGCTAAATTATGATCATCCTGACTCTTTTGATACTGACCTTTTAATTGAACAGTTAAAAAAATTAAAGGAAAATAAAGTGATACATCATCCTGTTTATTCATTTGTTGAACATACAAGAATGAATGAAACTATTGAGGTTAAACCTGCAAAGGTTATTATTGTTGAAGGAATATTAATTTTTGAAAACAAGGAGCTTTGTGATTTAATGGACATAAAGGTTTTTGTTGATACAGATGGAGATGTACGTATAATAAGAAGGCTATTAAGAGATGTTCAAGAAAGAGGAAGAGATCTAGACTCTGTTATAAATCAGTATTTAAGTACTGTTAAACCAATGCATGAAGAATTTGTTGATCCAAGCAAAAGGAGAGCAGACATAATAATTCCAGAAGGTGGAGAAAATACCGTAGCGTTAGAAATGCTTTTAGAGAGAATAAAAAATTTTATTAAATATTAA
- a CDS encoding glycosyltransferase family 2 protein, with translation MEKTVYIIVLNYNNYKDTIECIKSLEALNYHNYKIVIIDNKSTDDSNIILKEKYSSKYKYIENSSNLGYGAGNNVGINYALNNNADYICILNNDTIVKADFLIKLVNYMEYNLKCGIVGPVLLEHSNPKKVQSSGAVINLLQGDMSCINYNKDIGELEEEIIKCDYVGGACIVIRRKVIEEIGLIPEEYFLFYEETEWCYKAKKFGYDIICFTPAQIFHKGSVTINTINELSEYLLNRNKILFEKRNASFIILILFYIYLIMETLFNIITKKQGGKIIKYYFHGLFNLIDDKYPFIYIPSKKKSKK, from the coding sequence ATGGAAAAAACAGTATATATCATCGTATTAAATTACAATAATTATAAGGATACTATTGAATGTATCAAGAGTTTAGAAGCTCTGAATTACCATAATTATAAAATTGTAATTATTGATAATAAATCCACTGATGATTCAAACATTATTTTAAAAGAAAAGTATTCTAGTAAATATAAGTATATTGAAAATAGCAGTAATTTAGGATATGGAGCTGGGAATAATGTAGGTATTAATTATGCTTTAAATAATAATGCAGATTATATATGTATATTAAATAATGACACAATTGTTAAAGCTGATTTTTTGATAAAATTAGTTAATTATATGGAATATAACTTGAAATGTGGAATAGTTGGACCAGTTTTATTAGAGCATTCTAATCCTAAAAAAGTTCAATCTTCAGGAGCAGTTATTAATTTATTGCAAGGCGATATGTCGTGTATAAATTATAATAAAGATATTGGAGAATTAGAAGAAGAAATAATTAAATGTGATTATGTTGGAGGGGCTTGTATTGTAATTAGGAGAAAAGTAATAGAAGAAATTGGATTAATACCTGAAGAATATTTTTTGTTTTATGAAGAAACTGAATGGTGTTATAAAGCTAAAAAATTTGGATATGACATAATATGCTTTACTCCAGCACAAATTTTTCATAAAGGTTCAGTCACTATAAATACAATAAATGAATTAAGTGAATATCTTCTAAATAGAAATAAAATATTATTTGAAAAGCGAAATGCTTCTTTTATCATATTGATATTATTTTATATATATCTAATCATGGAAACTTTATTTAATATAATAACAAAAAAGCAAGGGGGAAAAATCATAAAATATTATTTTCATGGACTATTTAATCTTATTGATGATAAATATCCCTTTATATATATCCCTTCAAAAAAGAAATCTAAAAAGTGA